A single Nostoc sp. PCC 7107 DNA region contains:
- a CDS encoding tetratricopeptide repeat protein: MNADDFFNQGFNKNLQGDFQGAIADYTEAIQLKPNFAEAYYNRGNIFYSSLRDYRAAIADFHKAIQLKPNFAEAYHNRGNTLYSLADYEEAIANYEWALAINPKLAESHHGRGNVYCALGEYDRAIADYHQAIEINPELVTHIDFDIARAFHYRGVARSENGDYQGALADFQQALQWYPQYAAVYSSRGNIFHILEEYEQAIADHERALQLDPHLVEAYHYRGNTCYALGDYPGAIADYNRALQINPHFAQAYYNRGLVRSYLKDYPAAIADFNQALQLNPDDVQAYYERGLVRATLGDFPGAITDYEQALAKNPTLALVYGFLAHARCQLGDYQGTIADSNHILQIHPEYAEGYCDRATARRCLGDYQGAILDYNRALQLHPNLATAYYGRGLAREALQDYLAAVEEYAQAIKIDPDFSPAYCNRGNALRLLGAEQRALADYNQAIKINPSLVEAYYNRGSLHYALQDYHGAIADYTTALQINPNSAAFYSDRASAYYALQDYQKAIADYNQAIVLDPSFAEDWYHRGRSRLLLGDLQGALADLNQALQRQPHWASAYMLRADVYRQLEDFQGAIADFQQSANIYYQEGNIEYYQQMLTAIAQLKSNV; this comes from the coding sequence ATGAATGCTGACGACTTTTTTAACCAAGGGTTTAACAAAAATTTGCAAGGAGACTTTCAAGGAGCGATCGCAGATTATACGGAGGCTATTCAGCTAAAACCTAACTTTGCTGAAGCCTATTATAATCGCGGCAATATTTTTTATAGCTCACTCCGAGATTATCGTGCAGCGATCGCCGATTTCCACAAGGCAATTCAACTTAAACCTAATTTTGCTGAAGCTTATCATAACCGAGGCAACACGCTTTACTCTCTAGCAGATTATGAAGAAGCGATCGCTAATTATGAATGGGCATTAGCCATCAATCCCAAATTAGCAGAATCCCATCACGGTCGCGGAAATGTTTACTGTGCGTTAGGAGAGTATGATCGAGCGATCGCTGATTATCACCAAGCGATCGAGATTAATCCTGAATTAGTGACACATATAGATTTTGACATAGCGCGAGCTTTTCATTATCGGGGTGTAGCTCGCAGTGAAAATGGCGATTATCAAGGCGCATTAGCAGATTTTCAGCAAGCATTACAGTGGTATCCCCAATATGCTGCCGTTTACAGCAGTCGAGGGAATATTTTCCATATTTTAGAAGAATATGAGCAAGCGATCGCCGATCATGAACGAGCATTACAGCTAGATCCTCATTTAGTGGAGGCTTATCATTATCGAGGTAATACTTGCTATGCTTTAGGCGACTATCCAGGTGCAATTGCTGATTATAATCGCGCCTTACAAATTAACCCACATTTTGCCCAGGCGTACTACAATCGCGGACTTGTTCGTTCTTACCTCAAAGATTATCCAGCGGCGATCGCGGACTTTAACCAAGCTCTGCAATTAAATCCTGATGATGTGCAAGCATACTACGAACGGGGATTAGTCCGGGCAACTTTAGGCGATTTTCCAGGTGCGATTACCGATTATGAACAAGCACTAGCAAAAAATCCGACTTTAGCTTTAGTCTACGGTTTTTTGGCTCATGCCCGTTGTCAGTTGGGTGACTATCAAGGCACAATCGCCGATAGCAATCACATATTGCAAATTCACCCCGAATATGCAGAAGGATACTGCGATCGCGCTACGGCTCGTCGTTGTTTAGGCGATTATCAAGGAGCAATTTTAGATTACAATCGTGCCTTGCAACTCCACCCTAATTTAGCTACAGCATACTATGGTCGTGGTTTAGCCCGCGAAGCTCTGCAAGATTATCTCGCAGCAGTAGAAGAATACGCCCAAGCAATCAAAATCGATCCTGATTTTTCTCCAGCTTACTGTAACCGGGGTAATGCCCTCCGCCTTTTAGGTGCTGAACAAAGAGCTTTAGCTGATTACAATCAAGCCATCAAAATCAACCCCAGTTTAGTAGAGGCTTATTACAATCGGGGTTCCCTGCACTATGCTTTGCAAGACTATCATGGTGCAATTGCCGATTACACCACAGCTTTGCAAATTAACCCTAACTCAGCAGCATTTTACAGCGATCGCGCCAGTGCTTACTATGCTCTGCAAGATTATCAAAAGGCGATCGCCGATTATAATCAAGCCATTGTCCTTGACCCCAGTTTTGCCGAAGACTGGTATCATCGCGGACGTAGCCGTTTGCTATTGGGCGACTTACAAGGCGCATTAGCTGACTTAAACCAAGCCTTGCAACGTCAACCTCATTGGGCTTCAGCTTATATGTTACGCGCTGATGTCTACCGCCAACTAGAAGATTTTCAAGGTGCGATCGCTGATTTTCAACAATCTGCCAACATCTATTATCAAGAAGGAAACATTGAGTATTATCAACAAATGTTAACAGCGATCGCCCAACTAAAATCTAACGTCTAA